The Flavobacterium marginilacus genome window below encodes:
- the nhaA gene encoding Na+/H+ antiporter NhaA, protein MKLTNTFTDFFHSEKAGGILLLFVTIVSLILANSQIQTEYIAFWETKIGHHSITDWINDGLMTIFFLLIGLELEREMYHGELADIKNAILPIFGALGGMILPAGIFLILNYGTTTQNGAGIPMATDIAFAIGVLSLLGNRIPASLKIFLTALAVIDDLGAILVIALFYTQTIAFTNLIIAFSIMGFLFILNRSKVHNLIPYLIGGVFMWYFMLNSGVHATITGVLLAFVIPFGDGGEKTSSYRLQHFLHKPVAFIILPLFAIANTCIAINGNWYEGLSHENSIGIILGLVVGKPLGIYLFSFLAVTIGICRLPKDLKWKNILGAGMLGGIGFTMSIFITLLAFKNQGEEVITYSKIAILIASSLSGILGFICLKLTFKAPKKTFKDI, encoded by the coding sequence ATGAAATTAACAAATACGTTTACGGATTTCTTTCATAGCGAAAAAGCGGGTGGCATATTACTGCTTTTTGTAACTATAGTTTCCTTAATACTGGCCAATTCTCAGATTCAGACGGAATATATCGCTTTTTGGGAAACCAAAATTGGTCATCATTCTATTACGGACTGGATTAATGATGGATTAATGACTATTTTCTTTTTATTAATTGGATTAGAACTGGAGCGTGAAATGTATCATGGTGAACTGGCCGATATAAAAAATGCCATACTTCCTATTTTCGGGGCTTTGGGCGGAATGATTCTCCCAGCTGGAATTTTCCTGATTTTAAATTACGGAACAACTACCCAAAACGGAGCCGGAATTCCTATGGCTACCGATATCGCTTTTGCTATAGGTGTCCTATCATTATTAGGCAATCGGATTCCTGCATCGCTAAAAATATTTTTGACCGCACTTGCCGTGATCGATGACTTAGGAGCCATACTTGTTATTGCATTATTTTACACTCAGACAATTGCCTTTACTAATCTGATTATTGCTTTTTCCATTATGGGCTTCTTATTCATTTTGAACAGAAGTAAAGTCCATAATTTAATTCCTTACTTAATTGGCGGCGTTTTCATGTGGTATTTTATGCTTAATTCTGGAGTGCATGCTACTATAACTGGTGTTTTACTGGCATTTGTAATTCCGTTTGGAGATGGAGGAGAAAAAACCTCGTCCTACCGATTACAGCACTTTTTGCACAAACCTGTTGCCTTCATTATTCTCCCTTTATTTGCTATCGCTAATACTTGCATTGCCATAAATGGTAATTGGTATGAAGGGTTAAGTCACGAGAACTCTATCGGAATTATTCTAGGGCTTGTGGTGGGGAAACCACTGGGTATTTATCTGTTTTCGTTCCTCGCTGTAACCATCGGAATTTGCAGACTTCCGAAAGATTTAAAATGGAAAAATATTTTAGGAGCAGGAATGCTGGGCGGAATCGGATTTACCATGTCTATCTTTATCACTTTATTAGCTTTTAAAAACCAAGGAGAAGAAGTCATAACTTACTCTAAAATAGCAATTTTAATTGCTTCCTCTTTATCAGGAATTTTGGGTTTTATCTGTTTAAAACTCACTTTCAAAGCTCCCAAAAAAACGTTTAAAGACATATAA
- a CDS encoding 2-hydroxyacid dehydrogenase, protein MDIKILHIDSNHPLLWDQLEQAGFINHADFTSSKQEIEAKIQDYQGIVIRSRFKIDKQFLDKAANLQFIARVGAGLESIDCDYAVSKNVTLIAAPEGNCNAVGEHTLGMILSLFNKLNIADSEIRSGEWNREKNRGYELDGKTVGIIGYGNMGKAFAKKLRGFEVEVLCYDIKENVGDANARQVSLQELQQKTDVLSLHIPWTPETDKMVDSDFINAFAKDIWIINTSRGKNIITADLVTAMQSGKVLGAGLDVLEYEKLSFENLFQDKNTPEAFQYLLDGRKVILTPHIAGWTYESHERLAQVIVDKIKALYGKS, encoded by the coding sequence ATGGACATAAAAATTCTTCATATTGACAGCAATCACCCCTTGCTTTGGGATCAATTGGAACAGGCAGGATTTATTAATCATGCCGATTTTACTTCTTCCAAACAGGAAATCGAAGCTAAAATTCAAGACTATCAGGGAATTGTTATTCGCAGCCGTTTTAAAATTGATAAACAGTTTCTTGACAAAGCAGCCAATCTGCAATTCATTGCCAGAGTAGGAGCGGGTTTAGAAAGTATTGACTGCGATTATGCTGTTTCCAAAAATGTAACTCTTATTGCGGCACCCGAAGGGAATTGTAATGCTGTTGGCGAACATACTTTGGGAATGATATTGTCCCTTTTCAATAAATTAAATATTGCCGACAGCGAAATCCGTTCGGGGGAATGGAACAGAGAAAAAAATAGAGGGTACGAACTTGACGGAAAAACAGTTGGGATCATTGGCTACGGAAACATGGGAAAAGCATTTGCAAAAAAACTTCGTGGTTTTGAGGTTGAAGTATTGTGTTACGATATCAAGGAAAATGTTGGCGATGCCAATGCCAGACAGGTTTCACTGCAGGAATTACAGCAAAAGACCGATGTGCTGAGTCTTCACATTCCGTGGACTCCCGAAACCGACAAAATGGTTGACTCGGATTTTATTAATGCTTTCGCAAAAGACATTTGGATTATCAACACTTCCAGAGGAAAGAACATTATAACTGCCGATTTGGTTACTGCGATGCAGTCCGGAAAAGTGTTGGGTGCAGGATTGGATGTTTTAGAATACGAAAAACTGTCTTTTGAAAATCTTTTCCAGGATAAAAATACGCCCGAAGCTTTTCAGTATTTACTAGATGGGCGAAAAGTGATATTGACACCGCACATTGCAGGCTGGACTTACGAAAGCCATGAGCGTTTGGCTCAGGTGATTGTCGATAAAATTAAGGCTTTGTATGGGAAAAGCTAA
- a CDS encoding DUF4234 domain-containing protein, whose protein sequence is MENKSEETWNTPKSSIPTFKVDPIVVLILSLLTCGLYLIYWNLKASEVLNAVAEREIISSPIAIFAGCCYPINCYFFYLAGKEGLPAIQRRLGYQVKDDSLLYLILGLFFPMVAAMILQNEINKLY, encoded by the coding sequence ATGGAAAATAAATCTGAAGAAACTTGGAACACTCCTAAGAGTTCGATTCCAACATTTAAAGTTGACCCAATTGTAGTGTTGATCTTGAGTCTATTAACATGCGGGCTGTATTTAATCTATTGGAACCTGAAAGCATCCGAAGTATTAAATGCAGTTGCAGAAAGAGAAATTATTTCGAGCCCTATTGCTATTTTTGCTGGCTGTTGTTATCCTATAAACTGCTATTTCTTTTATTTGGCAGGTAAAGAAGGATTGCCGGCTATTCAAAGAAGACTCGGATATCAAGTCAAAGATGATTCATTGCTTTATTTGATTTTAGGTTTGTTTTTTCCAATGGTAGCAGCAATGATTCTGCAAAACGAAATCAATAAGCTGTATTAA
- a CDS encoding DUF2752 domain-containing protein codes for MKRQRKILGIIGAVMTLIIPFFLMLHNQNNHLETDQSLCPFKMLTGFPCPGCGITKSLVYFYEGDLHKSLYYHILGPFVVLFCVMTIFVLAAELVTKKEYFNGILYNKKLAYFLACFLICYQIVRITHFVENNTFDSILKESIWK; via the coding sequence ATGAAACGACAACGAAAAATACTCGGAATTATAGGAGCTGTAATGACTCTTATAATTCCGTTTTTTTTGATGCTGCACAATCAGAATAATCATCTTGAAACAGATCAGTCGTTATGTCCCTTTAAGATGCTTACCGGTTTTCCCTGCCCAGGCTGCGGGATAACTAAATCATTGGTTTATTTCTATGAAGGAGATCTGCATAAAAGCTTGTATTATCATATTCTGGGGCCTTTTGTGGTTCTTTTCTGCGTAATGACGATATTTGTTTTAGCAGCAGAATTAGTTACAAAAAAAGAATATTTCAATGGGATTTTGTACAATAAAAAACTAGCCTATTTTCTGGCTTGTTTTCTTATCTGCTATCAGATAGTGAGAATTACCCATTTTGTTGAAAATAATACTTTTGATTCTATTTTAAAAGAATCCATTTGGAAATAA
- a CDS encoding GNAT family N-acyltransferase — protein MGLVTAKEVAKAINTDKYGVFGTFSGWLLMKVLKISTLNKIYDRNKHLKEVPFLNAILDEFQIKFEIPEEDFKRLPKDGAYITISNHPLGGIDGILLLKLMLEKEPNFKIIANFLLHRIDPMKPYIMPVNPFENHKDAKSSVVGIKETLRHLRDGKPLGMFPAGEVSTYKDGKLVVDKAWEEGAIKVIRKAQVPVVPIYFHAKNSRLFYFLSKINDTLRTAKLPSELLTQKDRIIKVRVGKPISVAEQNEYESIEDYTEFLRKKTYMLANPFEKESKLLQTPSLKIPKSPKEIVTASDQNKIEAEVKNLRKKDCRLLQSKNYEVFFTDAKSIPHILHEIGRLREITFREVGEGTNESIDIDKYDQYYNHMFLWDDETKKIAGAYRMGLGSEIYPKYGIEGFYLNDLFRFEPELNDMMLSSIEMGRAFIVKEYQQRPMPLFLLWKGIIHTTLRYPEHKYLIGGVSISNQFSDFSKSLMIEFMKSNYYDPYIAQYVHPKKAYKVKLKDADKDFILDEAEADLNKFDKIIDELEPGNLRLPVLIKKYIKQNARVIAFNVDPLFNNAIDGLMYIRIADIPESTMKPVMEEFQAELERKLNDKDEPEEEE, from the coding sequence ATGGGTTTAGTTACCGCGAAAGAAGTTGCAAAGGCAATAAATACGGATAAGTACGGGGTTTTCGGTACTTTTTCGGGTTGGTTGCTGATGAAAGTTTTGAAGATTTCGACATTAAACAAAATATATGACCGCAACAAACATCTGAAAGAGGTTCCATTCTTGAATGCTATTTTGGACGAGTTTCAGATTAAATTTGAAATTCCGGAAGAAGATTTTAAACGCTTACCGAAAGACGGTGCCTACATTACCATATCCAATCACCCGCTTGGTGGAATTGATGGTATTCTGCTATTGAAATTAATGCTTGAAAAAGAGCCTAATTTCAAAATCATTGCCAATTTTTTACTTCACCGCATTGATCCGATGAAGCCTTACATCATGCCGGTCAATCCTTTTGAAAATCACAAAGATGCCAAGTCCAGCGTGGTTGGAATTAAGGAGACACTTCGTCATTTAAGAGACGGAAAACCTTTGGGAATGTTCCCTGCTGGTGAAGTTTCTACGTATAAAGATGGAAAACTGGTAGTTGATAAAGCTTGGGAAGAAGGTGCCATAAAAGTAATCCGAAAAGCACAGGTTCCTGTAGTTCCAATTTATTTTCATGCTAAAAACAGCCGATTATTTTATTTTTTATCTAAAATAAACGACACGCTTAGAACTGCTAAACTTCCATCTGAGCTCCTTACTCAAAAAGACCGGATCATCAAAGTCCGCGTAGGAAAACCAATTTCAGTTGCGGAACAGAACGAATACGAATCCATTGAAGATTATACGGAATTCCTGAGAAAGAAAACCTATATGCTTGCCAATCCGTTTGAAAAAGAATCCAAACTTTTACAGACACCATCACTTAAAATACCAAAAAGTCCCAAAGAAATAGTTACTGCCAGCGATCAGAATAAAATTGAAGCCGAAGTAAAAAATCTGCGCAAGAAAGACTGCCGTTTACTGCAGAGCAAAAACTACGAAGTGTTTTTTACAGATGCCAAATCGATTCCTCATATTTTACATGAAATAGGCCGTTTGCGGGAAATCACTTTCAGAGAGGTTGGAGAAGGAACTAACGAGTCTATTGATATTGACAAATACGATCAATATTATAATCACATGTTTTTGTGGGATGATGAAACCAAAAAAATCGCCGGTGCCTACCGTATGGGATTAGGTTCTGAAATTTATCCAAAATATGGCATTGAAGGTTTTTACTTAAATGATCTGTTTCGATTTGAACCAGAATTAAACGATATGATGCTGAGTTCAATAGAAATGGGACGTGCTTTTATCGTGAAAGAATATCAGCAAAGACCTATGCCTTTGTTCCTGCTTTGGAAGGGGATTATTCACACTACTCTAAGGTATCCAGAGCATAAATATTTGATTGGCGGTGTGAGTATCAGTAATCAGTTTTCTGACTTTTCAAAATCGTTAATGATTGAATTCATGAAATCTAATTATTACGATCCATATATTGCACAATATGTACATCCGAAAAAAGCATATAAAGTAAAACTTAAAGACGCTGACAAAGACTTTATACTAGATGAAGCCGAAGCAGATTTGAATAAATTCGACAAAATTATTGACGAATTAGAACCTGGGAATCTGCGTCTGCCTGTTTTGATTAAAAAATACATCAAGCAGAATGCAAGAGTAATTGCCTTTAATGTTGACCCATTATTCAACAATGCAATCGACGGATTAATGTACATTCGAATCGCAGATATACCAGAAAGCACTATGAAACCAGTTATGGAAGAATTTCAGGCTGAATTGGAGCGAAAACTGAATGATAAAGACGAACCGGAAGAAGAAGAATAA
- a CDS encoding exodeoxyribonuclease III has protein sequence MKIISYNVNGIRAAITKGFIEWLQHANPDVICLQEIKATEEQIPVLEITAAGYPYQYYYPATKKGYSGVAILSKIKPNNVVYGTGIQHMDFEGRNLRADFDDCSIMSLYLPSGTNIDRLSHKFMYMDDFQNYIDILKTTIPNLIICGDYNICHEAIDIHDPIRNKNVSGFLPEERAWLDKFMKSGFVDSFRHFNSEPHQYSWWSYRAGARGNNKGWRIDYNLVSDSLKHKLKRAVILPDAMHSDHCPVLVEIE, from the coding sequence ATGAAAATAATCTCATACAACGTCAACGGAATCCGAGCTGCAATTACTAAAGGTTTCATCGAATGGCTTCAGCATGCTAATCCTGACGTAATTTGTTTACAGGAAATCAAAGCTACCGAAGAGCAGATTCCTGTTTTGGAAATTACCGCTGCTGGTTATCCGTATCAATATTATTATCCAGCCACTAAAAAAGGCTATAGCGGTGTTGCTATTCTTTCCAAAATAAAACCTAATAACGTAGTTTATGGTACTGGAATTCAGCACATGGATTTTGAGGGGCGTAATCTTCGTGCCGATTTTGACGATTGTTCAATTATGAGTCTGTACCTGCCATCGGGAACTAATATCGATCGTTTGAGTCATAAGTTTATGTACATGGATGATTTTCAAAATTATATTGACATTCTCAAAACAACCATACCTAATCTGATTATTTGCGGTGATTACAATATCTGCCATGAGGCGATTGACATTCACGACCCGATTCGTAATAAAAATGTTTCTGGTTTTTTACCCGAAGAAAGAGCTTGGCTCGATAAATTCATGAAATCCGGATTTGTGGATAGTTTTCGTCATTTCAACAGTGAGCCGCACCAATACTCGTGGTGGAGTTACCGAGCCGGAGCACGTGGGAATAATAAAGGCTGGCGCATCGATTATAATTTGGTCAGTGATTCATTAAAACACAAACTCAAAAGAGCCGTTATACTGCCTGATGCTATGCATTCTGACCATTGCCCTGTTTTGGTCGAAATTGAATAA
- a CDS encoding OmpA/MotB family protein produces the protein MIKRISIGLLILVLSTSCVSKKIYNDLENQFANLKKENRAISDENAALLASKKQLESDKTALQGKLDDVNANLAKVQADLEAAKNKMKVMQDSYAALEKNSNESLEANMKKNRDLLAQLDAKAKALADEQEKLNESSQRLKELEDLIAAKEASMKKLKETLSKALNGFEGKGLTVEQKNGKVYVSMENKLLFSSGSWAVGAEGKKAVVEVGKVLGDNPDISVLIEGHTDNDPYEGSGPIADNWDLSTKRATAIVAILGENKKVNKQNLTAAGRSEYSPLVSNSTAEGKSKNRRIEIILTPKLDEISKMLNEF, from the coding sequence ATGATAAAAAGAATTTCCATTGGACTTTTAATTCTCGTACTGAGTACTTCTTGTGTTTCTAAGAAAATTTACAATGATCTTGAAAACCAATTTGCGAATCTAAAAAAAGAAAACCGAGCTATTTCTGATGAAAACGCTGCTCTTTTGGCTTCCAAAAAACAGCTGGAATCTGACAAAACTGCTTTGCAGGGTAAACTTGACGATGTCAATGCTAACCTAGCCAAAGTCCAGGCTGATTTAGAAGCAGCGAAAAATAAAATGAAAGTGATGCAGGATTCGTATGCTGCTTTAGAAAAAAACAGCAATGAATCATTGGAAGCTAATATGAAAAAGAACCGTGATTTATTGGCACAATTGGATGCTAAAGCAAAAGCGCTGGCAGATGAACAGGAAAAACTGAATGAAAGCAGCCAGCGGTTAAAAGAACTGGAAGATTTAATTGCGGCCAAAGAAGCCAGTATGAAAAAACTAAAAGAAACACTTTCAAAAGCGCTTAATGGTTTTGAAGGCAAAGGTTTGACGGTGGAACAAAAAAACGGAAAAGTATATGTTTCTATGGAAAACAAACTGCTTTTCAGTTCAGGCAGCTGGGCTGTTGGTGCCGAAGGTAAAAAAGCAGTTGTTGAGGTAGGGAAAGTTTTGGGTGATAATCCGGATATTTCGGTATTGATAGAAGGACATACTGATAATGATCCTTACGAAGGTTCTGGACCTATTGCAGACAACTGGGATCTTTCGACCAAAAGAGCAACGGCAATTGTTGCTATTTTGGGCGAAAACAAAAAAGTAAACAAACAGAATCTTACTGCTGCAGGGCGTAGTGAATATTCACCATTAGTTAGCAATAGTACTGCTGAAGGTAAATCTAAAAACCGCAGAATCGAAATTATCCTGACTCCTAAATTGGACGAAATTTCTAAAATGCTGAATGAGTTTTAG
- a CDS encoding type II toxin-antitoxin system RelE/ParE family toxin produces the protein MIVFDFELNYFEEVERDIDNAKLWYYEQNPDTDLEERFAKAIKEIILKIQKNPFIYSPIFKNISIAHPKIFPYGIHFYIEEDLKQITIVAILHNKQDKRKLNERL, from the coding sequence ATGATTGTCTTTGATTTTGAGCTAAACTATTTTGAAGAAGTAGAAAGAGATATTGACAATGCTAAATTATGGTATTACGAGCAAAACCCAGATACTGATTTAGAAGAACGGTTTGCCAAAGCAATAAAAGAAATCATTTTAAAGATTCAAAAAAATCCTTTTATCTATTCCCCAATATTTAAAAACATCAGTATAGCTCATCCAAAAATATTTCCATATGGAATTCATTTTTACATTGAAGAAGATTTAAAACAAATCACAATCGTTGCAATTCTTCACAATAAACAAGACAAAAGAAAACTAAATGAGAGACTTTAA
- a CDS encoding addiction module component CHP02574 family protein: MKLQVLHDSDGNNSGVYIPAQEWDLIKKQYPDIEEITEDIPDWQKEILSSRIEAIYKNPERVKPIKGLFDTLDKKVKK, from the coding sequence ATGAAACTACAAGTTTTACATGATAGTGACGGAAATAATTCGGGTGTGTATATTCCTGCTCAAGAATGGGATTTAATTAAAAAACAATATCCCGATATTGAGGAAATCACAGAAGATATACCTGATTGGCAAAAAGAAATTTTGTCTTCAAGAATTGAAGCAATTTATAAAAATCCAGAAAGAGTAAAACCAATTAAAGGTCTTTTTGATACGCTCGATAAAAAAGTCAAAAAATGA
- a CDS encoding aldo/keto reductase: MKYTTLPDTDIKVSKICLGTMTFGQQNTESEGHAQMDYALDKGVNFFDTAEMYSIPSREETYGSTEKIIGTWLKKTGKREEIVLASKIAGPNPLFGYMREKLDFSPVSIQYALDKSLQRLQTDYLDIYQLHWPERKTNCFGQRGLKIQDDAWEDNIHEVLETLDGLIKAGKIKHVGVSNENPWGMMRFLEESKYNNLPRIKTIQNPYSLLNRLFENASAEVCLRENVGLLAYSPLAFGVLSGKFLTGESHPNARLTLFPQYARYSSAQSTEAAKLYQKIAHKHGFTLTQLAQAFVLHQPFVTSSIIGATTMEQLKENIDTIDVVLSKEILEEINAVQAVIPDPAP; the protein is encoded by the coding sequence ATGAAATATACCACTTTACCAGATACTGATATTAAAGTTAGTAAAATATGCCTTGGAACGATGACTTTCGGACAGCAGAACACGGAATCCGAAGGGCATGCTCAAATGGATTATGCACTCGACAAAGGAGTCAATTTTTTTGATACCGCCGAGATGTATTCTATTCCAAGCAGAGAAGAAACCTACGGAAGCACTGAAAAAATCATTGGAACTTGGCTGAAGAAAACAGGAAAAAGGGAAGAAATTGTTTTGGCTTCCAAAATTGCTGGGCCGAATCCTCTTTTTGGCTATATGCGTGAAAAACTGGATTTTTCTCCAGTAAGTATTCAATATGCTTTGGATAAAAGTCTGCAGCGGCTTCAAACCGATTATCTGGATATTTATCAACTGCATTGGCCGGAGCGCAAAACTAATTGTTTTGGACAGCGAGGGCTTAAAATTCAGGACGATGCATGGGAAGATAATATTCATGAGGTTTTAGAAACCTTAGACGGTCTGATTAAAGCGGGGAAAATAAAGCACGTTGGAGTTTCTAATGAAAATCCTTGGGGAATGATGCGTTTTCTAGAGGAAAGTAAATATAACAATCTGCCAAGAATTAAAACGATTCAAAATCCATATTCCTTGCTGAACCGCCTTTTTGAAAACGCTTCTGCCGAAGTTTGTCTTCGTGAAAATGTGGGGTTATTGGCGTATTCGCCATTGGCTTTTGGCGTTTTGTCGGGTAAATTTTTGACAGGCGAAAGCCATCCAAATGCAAGATTGACTCTGTTTCCGCAATATGCAAGATACAGCAGTGCTCAATCTACTGAAGCAGCTAAATTATACCAAAAAATTGCCCATAAACACGGATTTACATTAACGCAATTGGCTCAGGCTTTTGTATTGCACCAGCCTTTTGTGACCAGTTCAATTATTGGTGCTACAACAATGGAACAGCTCAAAGAAAATATTGATACTATTGATGTAGTTTTATCAAAAGAAATTTTAGAGGAGATTAATGCTGTTCAGGCTGTTATTCCTGATCCCGCGCCTTAA
- a CDS encoding DUF4139 domain-containing protein, which produces MKKIYFLFALLFSAFNFAQKPIFTTAKVKAATVYFNAAEISQTANINLPLGTSEIVIKNVAVDLNENSVQIGAPASVTVLSVQFTNDYVSEYEVDLKSPALKKVKDSIVLVQKELLKVGNAKNSETKTLALLDRNQQVSGVNSGLNVLELMKMVDYYKAKQTEIANTINALAEKEQKLNETLQKLNNKLEVDTSKEEKTSSGKLIVQVMNNLAGAVPLDITYLSNNASWTPFYDLRTESVTAPINMMYKAQVIQNTGIDWKKAKLTLSSGVPNQNNQAPLLNSWFLTYRPTDNRLQEVVVVGYGSKRKGIQNQLQGTVAGVQIAKEEMNAQPITMAESSVSNYTTVSENQLNISFDIDIPYDILSNGKIHSVSLKEIKLPASYKFYAVPKAEKDAFLLAQIADYSKYNLLRGEANIIFEGMYVGKTFIEPSQTSDTLSLSMGRDKKVTIKREKVVDQSGTKFLSSKKEQTFTFDITIRNNKKEAIEMLLKDQYPLSSNKDIEIELLQSDRAKVNPETGILTWQLQMKPNETKKIRISYKVRYPKDQVIENL; this is translated from the coding sequence ATGAAAAAAATTTATTTCCTCTTTGCGTTATTGTTTTCGGCATTTAATTTTGCTCAAAAACCAATTTTCACGACTGCCAAAGTAAAAGCTGCAACCGTGTATTTTAACGCTGCAGAAATCTCTCAAACAGCTAATATAAATCTGCCATTAGGTACAAGTGAGATTGTCATCAAAAATGTAGCCGTCGATTTAAATGAAAACTCGGTACAGATAGGCGCACCTGCAAGCGTAACAGTACTTTCGGTTCAATTTACAAACGACTACGTTTCGGAATATGAAGTGGATTTAAAATCTCCAGCATTAAAAAAAGTAAAAGACAGTATCGTTTTGGTACAAAAAGAACTTTTAAAAGTGGGTAATGCCAAAAATTCGGAAACCAAAACATTGGCATTATTAGACAGAAATCAGCAGGTTTCGGGAGTGAATTCGGGTTTGAATGTATTGGAACTAATGAAAATGGTCGATTATTACAAAGCCAAACAGACTGAAATTGCCAATACAATAAACGCCTTAGCCGAAAAAGAGCAAAAACTCAATGAGACTCTTCAAAAACTGAACAACAAACTCGAAGTAGATACAAGCAAAGAAGAAAAAACTTCTTCTGGAAAACTGATTGTACAGGTGATGAATAATCTGGCTGGAGCAGTTCCTTTGGACATTACCTATTTGTCAAATAATGCTTCGTGGACACCATTCTATGATTTACGCACCGAAAGTGTAACGGCACCAATCAATATGATGTACAAAGCGCAGGTTATTCAAAACACTGGAATCGATTGGAAAAAAGCAAAACTGACTTTGTCAAGCGGTGTTCCAAACCAAAATAATCAGGCTCCTTTGCTAAATTCATGGTTCTTAACTTATAGACCAACTGACAACAGGTTACAAGAAGTAGTTGTAGTTGGTTATGGCTCTAAGAGAAAAGGAATCCAAAATCAATTGCAGGGAACAGTTGCCGGAGTTCAGATTGCCAAGGAAGAAATGAATGCACAACCGATAACGATGGCTGAATCATCGGTTTCAAACTATACGACTGTATCTGAAAACCAATTGAATATTTCATTTGATATTGATATTCCTTATGATATTTTATCAAATGGAAAAATACACAGCGTTTCATTGAAAGAAATTAAACTTCCGGCATCCTATAAGTTTTATGCAGTGCCAAAAGCAGAAAAAGATGCTTTTTTACTGGCTCAGATTGCCGATTACAGCAAATACAATCTGCTGAGAGGTGAAGCAAATATTATCTTTGAAGGCATGTATGTGGGCAAAACATTTATCGAGCCGAGCCAAACGAGCGACACTTTGAGTTTAAGCATGGGGCGTGATAAAAAAGTGACTATCAAACGTGAAAAAGTCGTGGATCAATCGGGCACCAAGTTTTTATCTTCTAAAAAAGAACAGACTTTTACCTTTGATATTACCATTAGAAACAATAAAAAAGAAGCAATCGAAATGCTGCTAAAAGATCAATATCCGTTGAGTTCCAATAAAGACATTGAAATTGAATTACTGCAAAGCGATCGTGCTAAAGTAAATCCGGAAACAGGAATCCTAACATGGCAACTGCAGATGAAGCCAAATGAAACCAAGAAAATCAGGATTAGTTACAAAGTGCGGTATCCAAAAGATCAGGTTATAGAGAATTTATAA